From the Verrucomicrobiota bacterium genome, one window contains:
- a CDS encoding Gfo/Idh/MocA family oxidoreductase: MTPISTHSKNTPDVMTRREALKILGIGAASYSLSGCTTIHQSYVKNETINIGLIGCGGRMRGALVKGLSNIPGKNIVAVCDVYDDFLNSAHVLVGGRDREVQKTRYYEEVLDRKDIDAVIVATPDHWHVPITIDAVEAGKHVYVEKPVTHNLEEGQQLIEAVRRSGKKVQVGAQQRTMPHLVVLKQKLDSGEINLGKVTRVHMQWCRNTGPYEGDPSYRITEDQVDWKRFLGNAPDQPFDALRMRNWRWIWDFGNGPLGDLMVHWLDATNWLLDLPLPGQVIMSGGKYHRKGRMETPDITNCIMEFPDLDLQMDYVSSWSNNYLKACTIIMGTDATVYFDRNRYEVTPQRGGNDPLARISESMIASKGPRGTDHAAGFNAETFHLSDWFESIRDNRDPVDNVEAGVQAAAVCHFGNISYREKRFFQV, from the coding sequence ATGACCCCAATATCTACCCACTCAAAGAATACCCCGGATGTAATGACCCGCCGCGAAGCGCTTAAAATTCTAGGTATCGGAGCAGCCAGTTATTCACTCAGCGGATGTACCACCATACATCAGAGTTATGTTAAAAACGAGACGATCAACATAGGCCTCATCGGATGTGGGGGCCGGATGCGCGGTGCTCTGGTAAAAGGTCTCAGCAACATTCCAGGAAAAAATATCGTGGCAGTTTGCGACGTGTATGACGATTTTCTAAATTCGGCCCACGTGTTGGTTGGCGGACGAGACCGTGAGGTTCAGAAAACAAGGTATTACGAGGAGGTACTGGATAGAAAAGATATAGACGCTGTCATAGTCGCGACACCGGATCATTGGCATGTCCCGATTACAATTGATGCCGTAGAAGCAGGTAAGCACGTCTACGTCGAAAAACCGGTAACTCATAATCTTGAGGAAGGCCAACAATTGATCGAAGCGGTGAGAAGGTCAGGAAAGAAAGTTCAGGTTGGGGCACAGCAGCGCACCATGCCGCATTTGGTAGTGCTCAAGCAAAAACTCGATTCCGGCGAGATAAACCTCGGGAAGGTAACCCGCGTGCACATGCAATGGTGTCGCAATACTGGACCGTACGAGGGAGACCCTTCCTATCGTATCACCGAGGACCAGGTAGACTGGAAACGCTTTCTTGGAAACGCACCGGATCAACCCTTCGACGCACTACGAATGCGGAACTGGCGTTGGATCTGGGATTTTGGAAATGGTCCCTTGGGAGATCTCATGGTACACTGGCTTGACGCCACCAACTGGCTGCTCGATTTACCACTACCCGGTCAGGTAATTATGTCGGGAGGAAAGTACCACCGAAAAGGCAGAATGGAAACGCCCGACATCACCAATTGCATTATGGAATTCCCCGATCTTGACCTGCAGATGGATTACGTCAGTTCATGGAGCAACAATTACCTTAAAGCGTGTACCATTATTATGGGCACAGACGCTACCGTCTACTTCGATCGCAATCGCTATGAAGTAACGCCACAAAGAGGCGGCAACGATCCCTTGGCTCGGATAAGCGAATCCATGATTGCCAGCAAAGGACCACGCGGCACCGATCACGCAGCAGGTTTCAATGCCGAAACCTTCCACTTGAGCGATTGGTTTGAATCCATCCGGGACAATCGCGACCCCGTCGACAATGTCGAAGCTGGTGTTCAGGCCGCAGCCGTTTGCCACTTCGGAAATATTTCCTACAGAGAAAAACGCTTTTTTCAGGTGTAA
- the tdh gene encoding L-threonine 3-dehydrogenase — protein MKALVKKESGPGLWLEEVEPPKHGLNDVLIKVQKTGICGTDLHIYNWDAWAAKTIPVPMVIGHEFVGEVVETGANVTDFHPGEIVSGEGHVVCGRCRNCLAGRRHLCAETEGIGVNRPGAFAEYIVLPMTNVWHHRDGVNPEVAAIFDPFGNAAHTALVYPVLGEDVLVTGAGPIGIMAAVIAKHAGARYVVITDVNEYRLDLARKMGVTMAVNVKKRNLKEVQEHLGMVEGFDIGLEMSGNPGAFQDMLANMCHGGKIAMLGIPSKPFAIDWNTVVFNMLTIHGIYGREMYETWYKMTVMLQSGLDIEEIITHRFHYTEFEKGFEVMNSGRSGKVILNWE, from the coding sequence ATGAAAGCTTTAGTTAAAAAAGAATCCGGTCCTGGGTTATGGTTAGAGGAAGTGGAACCTCCCAAGCACGGCTTAAACGATGTTTTGATCAAGGTCCAAAAAACCGGCATCTGCGGTACGGACCTGCATATTTATAATTGGGATGCCTGGGCAGCAAAGACGATTCCGGTTCCCATGGTAATTGGTCACGAATTTGTGGGAGAAGTGGTTGAGACAGGGGCCAATGTGACTGACTTCCATCCAGGGGAGATTGTCAGCGGCGAAGGCCATGTCGTTTGCGGACGTTGCCGCAACTGTCTGGCGGGGCGTCGTCACCTTTGTGCCGAAACGGAAGGGATCGGTGTGAACCGGCCCGGAGCATTTGCCGAGTATATCGTTTTGCCGATGACCAATGTCTGGCATCATCGCGATGGGGTAAACCCGGAAGTGGCCGCCATCTTCGATCCATTTGGTAATGCGGCGCACACGGCTTTGGTGTATCCGGTTCTGGGAGAGGATGTGCTGGTGACCGGTGCCGGTCCGATAGGTATCATGGCGGCAGTTATCGCCAAGCATGCCGGGGCACGCTATGTGGTAATTACCGACGTCAATGAATACCGCCTGGATCTGGCCCGGAAGATGGGAGTCACCATGGCGGTAAATGTTAAAAAACGTAATTTGAAGGAAGTTCAGGAGCACTTGGGGATGGTGGAGGGCTTTGATATCGGGCTTGAGATGTCCGGTAATCCCGGGGCCTTCCAGGATATGCTGGCGAATATGTGTCACGGCGGAAAAATCGCCATGCTGGGCATACCATCCAAACCTTTTGCCATCGACTGGAATACGGTCGTATTCAACATGCTAACCATTCACGGCATCTATGGTCGGGAGATGTACGAAACCTGGTATAAAATGACTGTCATGTTACAGAGTGGCCTGGATATCGAAGAGATTATCACTCACCGCTTTCATTACACCGAGTTTGAAAAAGGTTTTGAGGTCATGAACTCGGGGAGATCGGGGAAGGTGATATTAAATTGGGAATAG
- a CDS encoding tripartite tricarboxylate transporter TctB family protein, whose product MQNKQVLKKDGDVWLGTVLLGTSLLILFLTRSVHSIGLGDNFDPGPKAFPMGLSMLLLIGGLIELYKTRGTPSTTEAPKTETRAKTVLQLMGLFVIYVILIPWFGFSISSLVMATFMMVLLDNSWKLSLIVSIILIAVIYCLFVLLFKVPLPGGVFGMPF is encoded by the coding sequence ATGCAAAATAAACAAGTCTTGAAAAAGGACGGCGACGTTTGGCTGGGTACCGTTCTGTTGGGTACATCGCTTCTGATACTATTTCTCACGAGGTCGGTTCATTCCATTGGCCTGGGCGATAATTTCGATCCTGGCCCCAAGGCATTCCCAATGGGACTATCCATGCTTCTGCTCATTGGAGGACTCATTGAACTCTATAAAACCCGAGGAACCCCATCAACAACGGAAGCTCCCAAAACAGAGACCAGGGCAAAAACCGTTTTACAGCTTATGGGCTTATTCGTGATCTATGTCATTCTTATCCCTTGGTTTGGATTTTCAATAAGTTCACTTGTCATGGCAACTTTCATGATGGTGCTTCTGGACAATTCATGGAAGCTTTCACTGATCGTATCTATAATCCTGATAGCTGTCATATATTGTCTCTTCGTTCTCCTGTTTAAAGTACCGTTGCCAGGAGGGGTTTTTGGAATGCCGTTTTGA
- a CDS encoding helix-turn-helix domain-containing protein encodes MKKKISPKTSASQAPHPAESINSHLGARVKQLRSDKNWSLEMLASSSGVSRSMLSQIEREQANPTLAVTLRIAHAFGMDLGELVREPNASSSLRVIRADDRTFHYRSDKNCKIRTLSPLNLEKDVEFYEVQLKRGGSLRSQAHFEGTREFLTVEQGQVRVESGDDSDILEKGDSANYRADVPHAIVNSGRGGAILFLVVIYA; translated from the coding sequence ATGAAAAAGAAAATCTCCCCCAAAACGTCCGCTTCCCAAGCACCACATCCTGCTGAATCCATCAACAGCCACCTGGGTGCCCGGGTTAAGCAATTGCGCTCCGACAAGAACTGGTCCCTGGAGATGCTGGCCAGCAGCAGCGGTGTCAGCCGCAGCATGCTCAGCCAGATCGAACGCGAGCAGGCCAACCCCACCCTGGCCGTGACCCTGCGAATTGCCCACGCCTTCGGCATGGACCTGGGCGAGCTGGTCAGGGAACCCAATGCCTCTTCGTCACTGCGGGTAATCCGGGCTGATGACCGCACCTTTCACTACCGCTCGGACAAGAATTGCAAGATCCGCACCCTCTCCCCGCTCAATCTGGAAAAGGACGTGGAGTTCTATGAAGTTCAGCTTAAACGGGGCGGATCCCTGCGAAGCCAGGCTCATTTTGAAGGCACGCGGGAGTTTCTTACCGTCGAACAGGGACAAGTCCGCGTGGAATCCGGTGATGATAGCGACATTCTGGAGAAGGGAGACTCGGCCAACTACCGGGCTGACGTTCCCCATGCCATTGTAAATTCCGGTCGAGGAGGAGCAATCCTCTTCCTCGTTGTCATCTACGCTTGA
- a CDS encoding tripartite tricarboxylate transporter substrate binding protein has translation MNRFPSFSKYTWGLILAGSFIFSGCKPTDTESSSSTYPTKTITVICPWAAGGGTDRLSRFMADQLQNELGKPGVVVNRTGGSGAVGHSAGALAKPDGHTITMITFELSTMHWMGISDLTWENFEPILQMNADAAAIIVRADAPWKSIKEFMEAAKSHPGKLTMSGTSTGGAWDLARAGFQLAAGMAVSDVRWIPAKGAAPSIVELLGGHIDAICCSVPEAISQIEAGQLRTLAVMSPERLTDYPDMPTLKESDVDWVAVGWRGLGMPKGTPEFILKTVREACERILASPEFTSFMKKNGFSTEIRSGDAFARFLEEQDRQWKTVIEAAGYAK, from the coding sequence ATGAATCGATTTCCTTCATTTTCTAAATACACATGGGGACTTATCCTCGCAGGCTCGTTCATATTCTCCGGCTGCAAACCGACCGACACGGAATCATCGTCGAGCACTTACCCAACGAAGACCATCACCGTGATCTGTCCCTGGGCGGCGGGAGGCGGTACCGATCGCTTATCCCGGTTTATGGCCGATCAATTACAAAACGAGTTGGGGAAACCGGGAGTTGTTGTCAACCGAACGGGTGGTAGCGGTGCGGTCGGTCATTCAGCAGGTGCGTTGGCAAAACCGGACGGCCATACCATCACCATGATTACCTTCGAGCTCAGCACCATGCACTGGATGGGGATCTCCGATCTCACCTGGGAGAACTTTGAACCAATCCTACAAATGAACGCAGATGCCGCAGCCATCATCGTCCGGGCTGATGCCCCTTGGAAATCGATTAAGGAGTTCATGGAGGCCGCAAAGTCTCACCCGGGGAAGTTAACGATGTCGGGAACCTCGACAGGTGGGGCCTGGGACCTGGCACGAGCTGGATTTCAACTGGCAGCAGGGATGGCTGTGTCCGATGTTCGATGGATTCCGGCAAAAGGAGCAGCACCCTCCATCGTAGAACTTCTGGGCGGACACATTGATGCAATTTGCTGCAGTGTACCGGAAGCGATTTCCCAAATTGAAGCCGGTCAATTGAGAACCCTCGCAGTCATGTCTCCCGAACGACTTACCGACTACCCGGATATGCCCACTTTGAAAGAATCGGATGTGGATTGGGTGGCAGTAGGCTGGAGAGGATTGGGTATGCCCAAGGGGACTCCGGAATTCATTTTGAAAACGGTCAGAGAAGCTTGTGAACGAATCTTAGCGTCACCTGAGTTCACCTCATTCATGAAAAAGAACGGGTTTTCTACCGAGATTCGTAGCGGAGACGCATTCGCCAGGTTCCTCGAAGAACAAGACAGGCAATGGAAAACGGTGATTGAAGCGGCTGGGTATGCAAAATAA
- a CDS encoding arylsulfatase: protein MISRFLNSMTVGATLVAKRNANESRPRSLLHFIAGVAVLLNISCLSSTSAEDRPPAVSPSKPNILIIMSDDMGFSDPGFQGSEIETPNLDKLANNGLTFTNFYNCARCGPTRASISTGLYSHQVGCYELEPVEPGNNVYISEVLGDQGYSTYMSGKWHLGNTKDKLPPARGFNHSYAYQGCCGSFWDPEIYILESPDVKPIHYGPEEFHATDATTDYAVKFLQHHQKNEADNPFFLYLAYQAPHFPLHAPKELIDKYLPLYEKGWDKIRRDRWNKMRQLGLFTDVDELPPTSDAPPWHDEFANPVPLQKWDDLSDTQRHDQARRMAIFAAMMTQMDQGIGKVIQQLKDNGQFENTLIFFLSDNGANYEGGPFGSDGPFKGAELDTMGQKGTNHHTGAHWAGVSNTPFKLYKHFNHEGGINTPMVVHWPKGLKRKGERETQRSHVIDIMATVMDVTGSSYPAKRLGHDILPMEGTTLMPALRGGRLADRVICFEHEANRAIFKGKYKLVSKNFTSTDGQTHHDWELYDIDSDPLELNNIASDHYYDLVIPMAREWHAWATRTDGIVGYERWMLKLQYYWRTGLRTYLNDSF, encoded by the coding sequence ATGATAAGCAGATTTTTAAACTCTATGACTGTAGGAGCTACCTTGGTTGCGAAACGTAACGCCAACGAATCGCGACCAAGGTCGCTCCTACATTTTATCGCAGGTGTTGCGGTTCTCCTGAACATTTCATGCCTGTCCTCTACATCCGCTGAAGATCGCCCTCCTGCGGTGAGCCCGTCGAAGCCGAACATCCTCATCATCATGTCGGACGACATGGGATTCTCGGATCCCGGATTTCAAGGCAGCGAAATCGAGACTCCAAACCTCGACAAGCTGGCCAACAACGGACTGACCTTTACCAACTTCTACAATTGCGCCCGTTGCGGTCCGACACGTGCCAGTATTTCCACCGGACTTTATAGCCACCAGGTAGGTTGTTACGAACTGGAACCCGTTGAACCGGGCAACAATGTCTACATTTCGGAAGTTCTGGGTGACCAGGGATACAGTACCTACATGTCTGGAAAATGGCATCTGGGAAACACAAAGGACAAGCTCCCCCCCGCCCGCGGTTTTAATCACTCCTACGCCTACCAGGGTTGCTGTGGCAGCTTCTGGGATCCGGAGATTTACATTCTGGAATCGCCGGATGTGAAACCCATTCATTATGGACCAGAAGAGTTTCATGCGACCGATGCCACCACGGATTATGCGGTCAAGTTTCTGCAGCACCATCAAAAGAACGAGGCCGACAATCCCTTCTTTCTCTACCTGGCTTACCAGGCACCGCATTTTCCGCTGCATGCCCCCAAAGAACTGATCGACAAATATCTGCCCCTCTATGAAAAAGGCTGGGACAAAATCCGACGCGATCGCTGGAATAAGATGCGGCAACTCGGCCTGTTTACCGATGTCGACGAATTGCCACCCACCTCCGATGCCCCACCCTGGCATGATGAATTCGCCAACCCCGTTCCATTGCAAAAATGGGACGACCTGAGCGACACCCAACGCCACGACCAGGCCAGACGCATGGCTATTTTTGCCGCCATGATGACTCAAATGGATCAGGGAATCGGAAAAGTCATTCAGCAACTTAAAGATAACGGGCAATTTGAAAACACCCTGATATTTTTCCTCTCCGACAACGGAGCCAATTACGAGGGAGGCCCCTTTGGCTCAGACGGACCTTTCAAAGGAGCTGAACTGGATACCATGGGACAAAAGGGAACCAACCACCACACAGGAGCTCATTGGGCCGGGGTGAGCAATACACCGTTCAAATTATACAAGCACTTCAACCATGAAGGAGGCATCAACACGCCCATGGTCGTCCACTGGCCAAAAGGCCTGAAGCGGAAAGGTGAACGTGAGACCCAGCGAAGCCACGTGATTGACATCATGGCCACTGTGATGGATGTCACCGGTTCCAGTTATCCGGCAAAACGGCTGGGCCATGACATTCTTCCCATGGAAGGTACAACCCTGATGCCGGCCCTGCGCGGCGGACGTCTGGCCGACCGGGTGATTTGTTTCGAACACGAAGCCAACCGCGCGATCTTCAAAGGCAAATACAAGCTGGTATCCAAAAACTTCACCTCCACTGACGGACAGACTCATCACGATTGGGAACTCTACGATATCGATAGCGACCCTCTGGAGTTGAACAACATTGCCTCCGACCACTACTACGACCTGGTTATCCCCATGGCCCGGGAGTGGCACGCCTGGGCCACCCGTACGGATGGCATAGTAGGTTACGAACGTTGGATGCTGAAACTTCAGTATTATTGGCGGACAGGGTTGAGAACCTACTTGAACGACTCGTTTTAG